The following proteins are co-located in the Spartobacteria bacterium genome:
- a CDS encoding amino acid permease, which yields MKKELKLADVFCMASGAMISSGLFVLPGIIYARAGAASYAVYLLAGLCMIPAMLCKAELATAMPKAGGTYFFIDRSLGAALGSMAGFSSWISLALKSAFALVGVGAFMLAFFPSFPEWGIRITGAAVCLILTMINLRGARHAGNVQKGLVGGLLTILALFIVMGIPHVDPANFHSAQQTSWASILGATGMVFVSYGGLTKIASMAEEVDDPGKTLPLGMVLSFLVVTPLYVMVVATATGVMGKALNGDLNPLISCAHITLGSWGYLLVALAAMFAYISTGNAGILAASRVPMAMSRDDLLPEELGEINAASGIPVRAVWMTTGFMLVAILFLQLEVLVKVASTMMILLFMLECLAVILMRESRLENYQPSFRVWYPYLPAAGLAIYFLLLLNMGLMPLLLTGFFFLGGLMWYILYGRIRVNRESALIRIARRAMPHEISNGTLNGELREILRMRDGMVEDRFDRLLRECPLLDMRDANMSMGDVFARVAETMAPLLGVSEEYVLEALLEREAESSTVLKPGLAIPHILIAGHDKFAIIPVRLHQGVIFEPDVPPVHACFVLAGTADWRNFHLRVLMYIAQITQNPHFEERWLSANREESLRDILLLSKRTRENAGDSLLS from the coding sequence ATGAAGAAAGAGCTTAAACTGGCGGATGTGTTTTGCATGGCTTCCGGGGCTATGATCAGTTCAGGATTGTTTGTACTTCCGGGCATCATTTATGCGCGGGCAGGAGCGGCGTCTTATGCGGTATACCTGCTGGCAGGGTTATGCATGATTCCAGCGATGCTGTGTAAAGCGGAACTGGCCACGGCGATGCCGAAGGCGGGAGGCACGTATTTCTTTATTGATCGCAGCCTGGGGGCGGCACTGGGGTCAATGGCAGGCTTTTCGAGCTGGATATCACTGGCATTGAAGAGCGCATTTGCGCTGGTGGGTGTAGGGGCTTTTATGCTGGCTTTTTTCCCGTCATTTCCTGAATGGGGCATCCGGATTACGGGGGCGGCGGTCTGTCTGATTCTGACTATGATCAATCTGCGGGGGGCACGACATGCGGGCAATGTTCAAAAGGGGCTGGTAGGCGGTTTACTGACGATTTTGGCTCTGTTTATTGTCATGGGTATTCCGCATGTTGATCCGGCAAATTTTCATTCTGCGCAACAGACGTCGTGGGCTTCGATTCTGGGCGCAACAGGGATGGTTTTTGTTTCTTACGGAGGATTGACTAAAATAGCAAGCATGGCGGAAGAGGTGGATGATCCAGGGAAAACCCTGCCACTGGGCATGGTTCTGTCGTTTCTGGTGGTCACGCCGCTTTATGTAATGGTGGTGGCGACTGCAACGGGGGTTATGGGCAAAGCACTGAACGGCGACCTGAATCCCCTGATTTCCTGTGCGCATATTACACTGGGATCATGGGGTTATCTACTGGTGGCGCTGGCGGCAATGTTTGCTTATATTTCGACTGGTAACGCTGGAATTCTGGCGGCATCACGAGTCCCCATGGCTATGAGCCGGGATGATCTGCTACCGGAGGAACTGGGCGAAATCAATGCAGCGTCGGGCATTCCTGTACGGGCGGTCTGGATGACCACTGGTTTTATGCTGGTAGCCATTTTGTTTCTGCAGTTGGAAGTTCTTGTAAAAGTGGCGTCCACCATGATGATTCTGCTGTTTATGCTGGAATGCCTGGCGGTGATACTGATGCGGGAAAGTCGGCTGGAAAATTATCAGCCCTCGTTTCGGGTTTGGTACCCCTATTTGCCGGCGGCGGGATTGGCGATTTATTTTTTACTGCTGTTAAATATGGGACTGATGCCACTTTTGCTGACGGGCTTTTTCTTTCTGGGCGGGCTGATGTGGTACATTTTATATGGCCGTATTCGGGTCAACCGGGAATCGGCGCTGATCCGGATTGCGAGGCGGGCGATGCCGCACGAAATATCCAACGGAACGTTGAACGGCGAATTGCGCGAGATCCTTCGTATGCGGGACGGTATGGTGGAAGATCGGTTTGATCGGCTACTGCGAGAATGTCCGCTACTGGATATGCGAGATGCGAACATGAGTATGGGGGATGTCTTTGCCCGAGTGGCGGAAACGATGGCTCCGCTGCTGGGGGTTTCCGAGGAGTATGTTTTAGAGGCACTGCTGGAGCGAGAAGCCGAATCATCGACCGTGCTCAAGCCGGGGCTCGCTATTCCGCATATATTGATTGCAGGACACGATAAATTTGCCATCATCCCGGTGCGGCTGCATCAGGGAGTAATTTTCGAACCAGACGTCCCGCCGGTGCATGCCTGTTTTGTCTTGGCAGGCACGGCGGACTGGCGGAACTTTCATTTGCGGGTACTGATGTACATTGCTCAGATTACACAAAATCCGCATTTTGAAGAACGCTGGCTCTCGGCGAATCGTGAAGAATCGCTCCGGGATATTTTATTATTGTCCAAGCGAACCCGTGAAAACGCAGGCGATTCGCTGTTATCCTAA
- the recN gene encoding DNA repair protein RecN, translating to MQMLRTVRIRNIALAENTTVEFGPGLNVITGETGAGKSMLMGALSLLMGARADKSMIRTGETSCMAEGFFELDESSAVHTILEECGIDSSEDGALIVRRQVRQAGAAQNWINDAPVSQQVLKRIGDLLVDMHGPHDHQSLLDVEFQRGLIDACGNLSADCETCRELCQKIRQNKREQASLKGDSASLEEKTAFLSYRIADIEEADLHEEEEAELLEEQLLLANAQNIQEHASYAAELMVEGRDVSAFDLLSKSRHALSCLHKCAAQSVEWVEELDHILRQLRELNLDISSLAESVSHDSSRLNWIDERLAVYQRMKRKYGGEVADIMRELASCQDQLKNMENYEERLAQLWLEHDLYVVKLAEKAAILHEKRVQTADVLAKRISSELADLGLGKGRFEIDVNECEPGPSGMDVVEFVFAPNKGEEPRPLRMIASSGEMSRVMLAVKTVLAEHDKIPILVFDEIDSNVGGETASSVGIKLAVLAQRHQVLCITHFPQVAVYGIQHFAVHKVEQGGRTVSDVESIDGERRVEEIARMLGGKHLTSVILDHARELIRQGQRRGGKDG from the coding sequence ATGCAAATGCTACGAACGGTCAGAATTCGGAATATCGCTTTGGCTGAAAACACGACGGTGGAATTTGGTCCGGGGCTGAATGTTATTACGGGTGAAACAGGGGCAGGGAAATCCATGCTCATGGGCGCCCTGAGTCTGCTGATGGGAGCCCGTGCCGATAAATCGATGATTCGAACCGGCGAAACGTCCTGCATGGCGGAAGGGTTTTTCGAACTGGATGAATCATCGGCGGTGCATACCATTTTAGAGGAATGCGGGATTGATTCCAGTGAAGATGGTGCCCTCATTGTGCGGAGGCAGGTACGGCAGGCGGGCGCGGCACAAAATTGGATCAATGATGCACCGGTGTCGCAGCAGGTATTGAAACGCATTGGTGATTTACTGGTCGATATGCACGGGCCGCATGATCACCAATCGTTGCTGGATGTGGAATTTCAGCGGGGACTTATTGATGCCTGCGGCAACTTGTCAGCGGACTGCGAAACGTGTCGGGAGCTATGTCAAAAAATACGTCAGAACAAGCGGGAACAGGCTTCTTTAAAAGGTGATTCCGCATCATTAGAGGAAAAGACCGCATTTTTGTCCTATCGTATTGCGGATATCGAAGAGGCGGATCTTCACGAAGAAGAAGAAGCGGAACTGCTGGAAGAGCAACTGTTGTTAGCCAATGCACAGAACATACAGGAGCATGCATCATATGCTGCGGAACTTATGGTGGAAGGGCGTGATGTATCGGCTTTCGATTTGCTGTCAAAGTCGCGCCATGCTTTAAGCTGTCTGCATAAATGTGCCGCGCAGTCGGTCGAATGGGTGGAGGAACTGGATCACATCTTAAGGCAGCTCCGTGAATTAAATCTGGATATCAGTTCTCTGGCCGAGAGTGTATCGCACGATTCATCGCGATTAAACTGGATTGACGAACGTCTGGCTGTGTATCAGCGCATGAAACGGAAATACGGCGGTGAAGTGGCCGATATTATGCGCGAACTGGCATCGTGTCAGGATCAACTGAAAAATATGGAAAACTATGAAGAGCGGCTGGCTCAATTATGGCTGGAGCACGACCTCTATGTAGTGAAATTGGCGGAGAAAGCGGCGATACTGCACGAAAAACGCGTTCAGACCGCAGATGTGCTGGCAAAACGCATTTCTAGCGAATTAGCTGATCTGGGATTGGGGAAAGGTCGCTTTGAAATAGACGTAAATGAATGCGAACCTGGTCCGTCGGGGATGGATGTTGTCGAATTTGTTTTCGCCCCGAATAAAGGGGAGGAACCCCGTCCATTACGCATGATCGCCTCCAGCGGCGAAATGTCGCGGGTGATGCTGGCGGTGAAAACGGTGTTGGCAGAGCATGATAAGATTCCCATATTGGTGTTCGATGAAATCGACAGTAATGTGGGAGGCGAAACAGCCAGTTCGGTGGGGATAAAGCTGGCGGTGCTGGCCCAGCGGCATCAGGTCTTATGTATTACTCATTTTCCGCAGGTTGCGGTGTACGGCATACAGCATTTTGCGGTTCACAAGGTCGAGCAGGGCGGGCGGACGGTGTCGGATGTCGAATCCATTGACGGAGAACGCCGTGTAGAGGAAATCGCTCGTATGCTGGGAGGAAAGCATTTGACCAGTGTTATATTGGATCATGCGCGTGAGCTGATCCGGCAGGGACAGCGTCGGGGCGGGAAAGATGGCTGA
- a CDS encoding ammonium transporter, which yields MRKPDRRIGSWLIGLLLLAAPRVLWASESAEVTALQDNLNIVWTLVAAILVFFMQAGFAMVEVGFTRAKNAVNILMKNLMDFSIGSLVFFLVGFGLMFGATDGGWMGTSLFGGGSIVADGGSSWGYTFLIFQTVFAATAATIVSGAMAERTKFTGYLAYCVFICLFIYPLFGKWAWGSLYLGDKGAGWLESLSSGAFCDFAGSTVVHSIGGWLALAGALILGPRIGKYGVDGKAKAIMGHNIPMAALGVFILWVGWFGFNPGSTTVGDGAIGRIAVTTNLSGAAGAVFAMITSWFMFKKADGSMALNGALAGLVAITAGCNTVSPMGSIVIGIIAGILVVCSVVFIDRVLKIDDPVGAVSVHGICGLFGTLACGLFNAEAVIGISDASTGLFYGGGFSQMISQLIGAGVAFIWAFGLGLLLFTVIKHTIGLRVTPEEELRGLDLGEHGMEAYSGFQIFTTH from the coding sequence ATGAGGAAACCTGATCGTAGAATAGGATCATGGTTAATCGGGCTTCTTCTGTTAGCCGCTCCCCGTGTGCTATGGGCGAGCGAGTCGGCGGAAGTAACGGCATTACAGGATAACCTGAACATCGTCTGGACACTCGTTGCAGCGATTCTTGTGTTCTTTATGCAGGCTGGATTTGCCATGGTGGAAGTTGGATTTACCCGCGCCAAAAACGCAGTGAACATTCTAATGAAGAACTTGATGGACTTCAGCATCGGTTCGCTGGTGTTCTTTCTGGTGGGCTTCGGACTGATGTTCGGTGCAACCGATGGCGGATGGATGGGAACCAGTTTGTTCGGCGGAGGAAGCATTGTCGCTGACGGCGGATCCAGCTGGGGCTATACGTTCCTGATCTTCCAGACGGTTTTTGCCGCAACAGCCGCTACCATTGTTTCCGGTGCCATGGCGGAACGCACGAAATTCACCGGCTATCTGGCCTACTGCGTCTTTATCTGCCTGTTCATCTATCCACTTTTTGGAAAATGGGCATGGGGTTCGCTGTACCTCGGCGACAAAGGGGCTGGCTGGCTGGAAAGTCTTTCCAGCGGTGCATTCTGTGACTTTGCCGGCTCGACAGTCGTTCACTCGATTGGTGGCTGGCTGGCTCTGGCCGGCGCATTGATTCTCGGTCCCCGTATTGGTAAATATGGCGTGGACGGCAAAGCCAAAGCAATCATGGGTCACAACATTCCTATGGCGGCACTGGGTGTCTTCATTCTATGGGTTGGCTGGTTCGGATTTAACCCCGGCAGTACCACCGTTGGCGATGGAGCCATTGGACGTATCGCAGTGACAACGAACCTTTCCGGTGCTGCCGGTGCGGTATTCGCCATGATCACTTCCTGGTTCATGTTCAAAAAAGCAGACGGATCGATGGCTCTCAACGGAGCATTGGCCGGTCTGGTTGCGATCACGGCCGGTTGTAACACCGTCAGCCCTATGGGCTCGATTGTTATTGGCATCATCGCAGGTATCCTGGTCGTTTGCAGCGTCGTCTTTATTGACCGCGTGCTCAAGATTGACGATCCCGTCGGTGCGGTCAGTGTCCATGGTATCTGCGGATTGTTCGGAACGCTGGCTTGCGGACTGTTCAATGCCGAAGCCGTCATTGGCATCAGCGATGCAAGCACAGGCTTGTTCTATGGTGGTGGATTCAGCCAGATGATCAGTCAGCTGATTGGTGCCGGCGTCGCCTTTATCTGGGCCTTCGGTCTGGGATTGCTGCTCTTCACTGTGATCAAACACACCATCGGACTGCGGGTAACTCCTGAGGAAGAACTTCGCGGACTGGATCTGGGCGAACATGGAATGGAAGCCTACTCTGGATTTCAGATCTTCACAACCCACTAA
- the rdgB gene encoding RdgB/HAM1 family non-canonical purine NTP pyrophosphatase, whose amino-acid sequence MNLIFATKNSQKVREFAEILGLPEDKLCSALDYPELPDVEEDGVTFEENSQKKAVETAKATGCMALADDSGLVVEALDGQPGIYSARFAGLPVNHYANINKLLHMMDGMTDRRAYFICVMSLAQPDGSCQSVEGRCYGVIAPARRGDQGFGYDPVFIPDGYEQTFGELDRRIKNQLSHRGRAMQQACKEWGRILQSL is encoded by the coding sequence ATGAATCTGATTTTTGCTACAAAAAATAGTCAGAAGGTTCGTGAATTTGCGGAGATATTAGGTCTTCCAGAAGATAAGCTGTGTTCGGCACTGGATTATCCGGAATTGCCCGATGTGGAGGAGGACGGGGTTACGTTTGAAGAGAATTCGCAGAAAAAAGCCGTGGAGACGGCTAAAGCAACGGGGTGTATGGCTCTGGCAGATGATTCGGGGCTGGTGGTGGAGGCACTGGACGGCCAGCCGGGTATTTATTCGGCCCGTTTTGCAGGTTTGCCGGTAAATCATTATGCAAATATTAATAAGTTGTTGCATATGATGGATGGTATGACAGATCGTCGAGCCTATTTTATATGTGTTATGAGTCTGGCGCAGCCGGATGGTTCCTGTCAGTCGGTGGAGGGACGGTGTTATGGTGTGATTGCGCCCGCACGTCGGGGTGACCAGGGATTTGGCTATGATCCTGTTTTTATTCCGGACGGCTATGAACAAACTTTTGGTGAACTGGATCGTCGGATAAAAAATCAATTGTCACATCGCGGGCGAGCCATGCAGCAGGCCTGTAAGGAGTGGGGGCGTATACTGCAATCCCTTTGA
- a CDS encoding sigma-54-dependent Fis family transcriptional regulator, with the protein MADESSSRAPLLLVDDEPAWLRSFSRLLRHHGMSPVHICSSGEEVLAHLFKGSVAGIIMDWNMPELHGRDLLLMLKAQEPDLPVMVLSGVAQQEVVHEAFDLGAFDFCAKSDDPERMISSVQRMLQFTALTRRNHALKNRITQTDVTLDEAFEHIITNNESMLRLFDYVRQIAWSQEPVFIKGETGVGKELFAQAVHRASKRTGKFVAVNVAALDEQMFSDALFGHKKGAFTHAVDHRKGLVRRAEKGTLFLDEIGDIPMAAQIKLLRLLQEKEFYPTGSDQAVETNARIVVASHTDLKALVEAGCFRADLFYRLQTHQVVIPPLRERKNDIPLLASHFIIEAADSLNADVISLSLSDLDSLIPFHYGGNVRELRSLIYDFVSRCAGCVSPGDILKKVLFARSDGTIAQAEQSPMPYEPGFSDTLPTMKEWNWLLIDEALRRSDGHQGRAARMLGISRQALNQRLNKRGKG; encoded by the coding sequence ATGGCTGACGAATCGTCATCCCGTGCGCCTCTGTTGCTTGTGGATGATGAGCCGGCATGGCTTCGATCGTTTTCTCGTCTGCTTCGGCACCACGGAATGTCCCCAGTACATATTTGTTCATCTGGAGAAGAGGTTCTTGCTCATTTATTTAAGGGTTCGGTCGCCGGCATTATCATGGATTGGAACATGCCGGAGTTGCATGGACGCGATCTGCTCCTGATGCTAAAAGCGCAGGAGCCGGATCTTCCCGTGATGGTGCTTTCCGGGGTGGCGCAGCAGGAGGTGGTTCACGAAGCCTTTGATTTGGGAGCCTTCGATTTTTGTGCCAAATCTGACGATCCTGAGCGCATGATTTCCAGTGTGCAGCGCATGTTGCAGTTCACGGCGCTTACCCGGCGGAATCATGCGCTGAAAAACCGTATAACCCAGACAGATGTCACACTGGATGAAGCTTTTGAGCATATCATAACCAACAACGAGTCCATGCTGCGCCTATTTGATTATGTACGTCAGATTGCTTGGAGTCAGGAGCCGGTATTCATCAAAGGAGAGACGGGTGTCGGCAAGGAATTATTTGCCCAGGCTGTACACCGGGCCAGTAAGCGGACAGGTAAATTTGTAGCAGTCAATGTGGCGGCTCTGGATGAGCAGATGTTTTCTGATGCGCTGTTTGGACATAAGAAGGGAGCCTTTACCCATGCGGTTGATCATCGTAAGGGCCTTGTGCGCCGCGCAGAAAAAGGCACCTTATTCCTCGATGAAATCGGCGATATACCCATGGCTGCACAGATTAAGCTACTACGTCTTCTGCAGGAAAAAGAATTTTATCCCACCGGGTCGGATCAGGCCGTAGAAACCAACGCGCGTATAGTCGTCGCCTCACACACTGATTTAAAAGCACTGGTGGAAGCGGGGTGTTTTCGAGCTGATTTGTTTTATCGGCTGCAGACGCATCAAGTGGTCATTCCCCCTTTACGAGAGCGGAAAAATGACATTCCGCTGCTGGCATCCCATTTTATTATCGAGGCGGCAGATTCCCTGAATGCGGACGTCATTTCTCTTTCATTGTCCGACTTAGATTCTTTGATTCCTTTTCACTATGGCGGCAATGTGCGGGAACTTCGTTCATTGATCTATGATTTTGTGAGTCGTTGTGCTGGATGTGTATCGCCCGGTGACATACTGAAGAAGGTGTTATTTGCCCGCAGTGATGGAACGATCGCGCAGGCAGAACAGTCGCCCATGCCGTATGAACCCGGCTTTTCTGATACATTGCCGACCATGAAGGAATGGAACTGGCTACTGATTGATGAAGCACTGCGCCGCAGTGATGGACACCAGGGGCGGGCGGCAAGGATGCTGGGGATAAGCCGGCAGGCATTAAATCAGCGTTTGAATAAACGGGGAAAAGGATAA
- a CDS encoding DUF4404 family protein, which yields MNDKLKSSLKKLDGAMQQADETTRDQLKPVKEHINAAIQSDASQPEQIHHDLFHALSDSVAQMESSHPQLTSLMNEVLSILSNYGI from the coding sequence ATGAATGACAAATTAAAATCATCGCTCAAAAAACTGGACGGCGCCATGCAACAGGCGGATGAGACCACGCGCGATCAACTAAAACCCGTCAAAGAACACATTAATGCCGCCATCCAGTCGGATGCGTCACAACCGGAACAGATACATCATGATCTTTTTCATGCGTTGAGCGATTCCGTTGCGCAAATGGAATCCTCTCACCCACAGCTGACCTCTCTGATGAATGAGGTGCTTTCCATTCTAAGTAACTACGGTATATGA
- a CDS encoding transporter substrate-binding domain-containing protein, with product MIARHFISDICTGSNRSGTGCVWLWIVVLVLFCLPGSNDAAAHTNDTQKPHILISASEPDYPPLAFINGQGLADGFAVDLLKAAVAAVNHEVSFSLDKWNVISRQLAEGKIDVLPLVGRTPEREEIYDFTVPYLRLHGAMFIRSGAPPIKNIEDVKQLRVAVMRGDNAEEYVRRVNLSDCIIAVSTYTDAFKLLESGGADVVVAQKLMGTTLLNELGLDDVIEPSPVNLPDFFQDFCFAVKSGDKTLLSLLNEGLALVNANREQARLQQKWFRFRPTGARKARTIVVGGDAAYPPYEYLDEEGMPAGFNVDLTKAIAQVMGFNVKVWLSSWNNVKAALASGNIDVIQGMFYDPERDKTFDFSTPHQIIHHAVFSLTGNNEYKSMTDLNGHRVAVMRGDITVAFIKQHAEAANLVFTDSEETALQLLVNGEVDYALGSKVPGLHWIQLHNWSQITIVDAHLLSPEYCYAVREDNTQLLSLFDQGLTLLKQSGEYKKIRNKWLGVLDPIEEDLWHRILIYSVVSGGGLLILLAIIIGWLYTLRVQVARKTSELRIETEERKQLEAERERLAAAINQAGETIIITNAGGTIQYVNPSFETITGYTCAETIGKNPRFLQSGQHNALFYETMWKTLVSGQIWHGRFVNKRKNGQLYVEEASIAPVFSDQKEIISYVAVKREITRELNLEEQIRQSQKMEAVGRLAGGVAHDLNNMLTPIIGYSEMLEADLKADPEKSEYVTQIIEASLRSKRLVQQLLAFGRKQTLEMKPVNLNDVISDFHPLLRRTIREDIGIKTILTHMQATILADRGQIEQVIMNLVVNAQDAMPTGGILYIETSVMTLADSDPMVTTSLTTGSYVKMSVRDTGCGISEDITPNIFEPFFTTKELHKGTGLGLATVYGIVTQHGGSISVHSEKDRGTSFDILLPMITEEVSETTAPFSDNSRLCGDETILVVEDDDSVSTLTVTLLKRHGYRILLCTRGQEALDLLEKYSGRVDLLLTDVIMPQMNGHDLALSVMDMYPHIHVLFMSGYPATAIFRNGYTVDELNLIKKPFSVHELLSRVRNCLDEPLDDESI from the coding sequence ATGATTGCCCGCCATTTTATCTCTGATATCTGCACGGGATCGAACCGTTCCGGAACAGGGTGCGTGTGGCTGTGGATCGTTGTCCTCGTTCTGTTCTGCCTTCCGGGGAGCAACGACGCGGCGGCGCATACCAATGATACGCAAAAACCGCATATATTGATCTCGGCCAGTGAACCCGATTATCCGCCTCTGGCATTTATCAATGGGCAGGGCCTCGCAGACGGCTTTGCAGTGGATCTACTGAAGGCGGCAGTGGCGGCGGTGAACCACGAAGTCTCCTTTTCGCTGGATAAATGGAACGTGATCAGCCGCCAACTGGCTGAAGGGAAGATTGACGTCCTGCCGCTGGTGGGCCGCACCCCCGAACGAGAGGAGATCTATGACTTCACAGTCCCCTACCTGCGGTTACATGGCGCGATGTTTATCCGGAGCGGCGCGCCACCCATTAAAAACATTGAAGACGTCAAACAGCTGCGCGTGGCCGTCATGCGGGGCGATAATGCGGAGGAATACGTTCGGCGGGTAAACCTCTCGGATTGTATCATTGCCGTGTCTACCTATACAGATGCCTTTAAACTCCTCGAGTCGGGCGGAGCGGATGTGGTTGTCGCTCAGAAACTCATGGGCACAACCCTGCTCAATGAACTGGGGCTGGATGACGTGATAGAGCCGTCGCCAGTGAATCTGCCGGATTTCTTTCAGGACTTCTGCTTCGCGGTAAAATCGGGTGACAAGACCCTTCTGTCCCTGCTTAACGAAGGACTCGCCCTCGTTAATGCCAACCGGGAGCAGGCCCGCTTACAACAGAAATGGTTCCGCTTCCGCCCGACAGGCGCACGTAAAGCCCGCACCATCGTGGTGGGTGGCGATGCGGCGTATCCGCCCTATGAATACCTCGACGAGGAGGGCATGCCTGCGGGGTTCAATGTTGATTTAACCAAGGCTATCGCACAAGTCATGGGATTCAACGTAAAAGTGTGGCTGAGTTCATGGAACAACGTGAAAGCCGCTCTGGCCAGCGGAAATATCGATGTCATTCAAGGCATGTTTTATGATCCGGAACGCGATAAAACCTTTGATTTCTCCACGCCCCATCAAATTATTCACCATGCCGTATTTTCACTGACGGGAAACAATGAATACAAAAGCATGACCGATTTAAACGGGCATCGTGTAGCGGTTATGCGAGGTGATATTACTGTTGCATTCATCAAACAACATGCGGAGGCAGCGAATCTTGTCTTTACAGACAGCGAAGAAACAGCACTCCAGCTGCTCGTCAATGGCGAAGTGGACTACGCACTCGGGTCAAAAGTACCGGGACTTCACTGGATTCAATTACACAACTGGTCACAGATTACCATTGTTGATGCCCATTTATTATCACCAGAATACTGCTACGCCGTTCGCGAGGACAACACGCAGTTGCTGAGTCTGTTTGATCAAGGGCTGACCCTTCTCAAACAAAGTGGTGAATACAAAAAGATTCGCAACAAGTGGCTGGGCGTGCTGGATCCCATTGAAGAGGATCTATGGCACCGTATCCTTATATATAGCGTTGTTTCTGGCGGAGGCCTGCTCATATTACTGGCCATAATTATTGGTTGGCTGTACACACTGCGGGTACAGGTCGCCCGTAAAACCAGTGAACTACGCATTGAGACAGAGGAGCGCAAACAGTTGGAGGCGGAAAGAGAACGTTTAGCGGCAGCGATCAATCAGGCAGGGGAAACCATTATTATCACCAATGCTGGCGGAACGATCCAGTATGTGAACCCCTCCTTTGAAACCATAACGGGCTATACCTGTGCGGAAACCATCGGAAAAAATCCGCGTTTTTTACAAAGCGGACAGCATAATGCTCTTTTTTATGAAACGATGTGGAAAACCCTTGTATCCGGACAAATATGGCACGGTCGTTTCGTCAATAAACGCAAAAATGGACAGCTCTATGTGGAAGAGGCCAGCATTGCTCCTGTCTTTAGTGATCAAAAAGAAATCATCAGTTATGTCGCAGTAAAACGGGAAATCACCAGAGAATTGAATCTGGAAGAACAGATCCGCCAATCCCAGAAAATGGAAGCCGTGGGCAGGCTGGCCGGCGGCGTCGCTCACGACCTGAACAATATGCTCACCCCCATCATCGGATACTCGGAAATGCTGGAAGCGGATCTGAAAGCGGATCCGGAGAAGTCCGAATATGTAACACAGATTATTGAGGCGTCCCTGCGATCTAAACGTCTTGTCCAGCAGCTGCTGGCCTTTGGACGCAAGCAGACATTGGAAATGAAACCGGTCAACCTAAACGACGTCATCAGTGATTTTCATCCGCTGCTGCGCCGAACTATACGCGAAGACATCGGCATCAAAACCATCCTGACGCATATGCAGGCCACTATTCTGGCCGATCGCGGGCAAATCGAACAGGTGATCATGAATCTGGTGGTCAATGCACAGGACGCCATGCCGACGGGCGGCATCCTGTACATCGAAACATCGGTGATGACTCTAGCTGATTCAGATCCGATGGTTACCACATCGCTAACCACGGGCTCCTATGTCAAAATGTCGGTGCGCGATACAGGGTGCGGCATTTCTGAGGATATTACACCCAATATTTTTGAACCGTTTTTTACCACCAAAGAACTTCATAAAGGAACAGGTCTCGGCTTGGCCACGGTATACGGCATTGTGACCCAGCATGGCGGCAGCATCAGTGTTCACAGTGAAAAAGACAGAGGCACGTCATTTGACATTCTGCTGCCTATGATCACTGAAGAGGTCAGTGAAACCACCGCTCCATTCAGTGATAATTCACGCCTGTGCGGCGATGAAACCATCCTTGTGGTTGAGGACGATGACAGTGTCAGCACATTGACTGTGACCCTGCTCAAGCGGCATGGATACCGGATACTGCTCTGCACTCGAGGGCAGGAAGCACTGGATTTACTTGAAAAATATTCCGGACGCGTCGACCTTTTACTCACTGATGTCATTATGCCCCAGATGAACGGGCACGACCTGGCACTCTCGGTGATGGATATGTATCCACATATCCACGTGCTGTTCATGTCCGGATATCCTGCCACAGCCATTTTCCGCAATGGGTACACAGTCGATGAACTCAACCTCATTAAAAAGCCGTTCTCCGTCCATGAACTTTTGAGCCGGGTGCGCAACTGTCTTGATGAACCGCTGGACGACGAGTCAATATAA
- a CDS encoding P-II family nitrogen regulator gives MKLIIAYIQPERLTHVKQALYEAEVYKISVTNALGCGQQKGYTETYRGAEVEVNLLKKVRIEVAVNEDYTKKTIDAIISGARTGNIGDGKIFVISVDECIRIRTGEEGHDAIG, from the coding sequence ATGAAACTGATTATTGCCTACATACAGCCTGAAAGACTCACCCATGTGAAACAGGCGCTGTACGAAGCGGAAGTATATAAAATATCTGTAACCAACGCCCTCGGCTGCGGTCAGCAGAAGGGGTACACAGAAACCTACCGCGGCGCGGAAGTGGAAGTGAATCTGCTCAAGAAGGTTCGCATCGAAGTAGCAGTTAATGAGGACTATACAAAGAAAACCATTGACGCGATCATCAGCGGTGCTCGCACCGGAAACATCGGTGATGGTAAAATCTTTGTTATCTCGGTTGATGAATGTATTCGCATCCGGACCGGTGAAGAAGGTCACGATGCGATAGGGTAA